A part of Girardinichthys multiradiatus isolate DD_20200921_A chromosome 12, DD_fGirMul_XY1, whole genome shotgun sequence genomic DNA contains:
- the snx18a gene encoding sorting nexin-18a, whose protein sequence is MALRAKVIYDFHSENQGELSVQEGEILTLVSEQDIEGWLEGSNSRGVRGLVPATYVEILGSDAALNSYNTSAEPRYSNVTAGGFDKLENISKPPPVGLTSNTAHHNNNKQHSQGSDDDWDDDWDDSSTVADEPGTVGGRYRDSEGNGTSTYTVTTHTGQRGIAMQAKSSATVGKNLNRFSTFVKSGGEAFVLGEASGFVKDGDKICVVMGPYGPEWQENPYPFSCTIDDPTKQTKFKGMKSYISYKLTPTHTPNPVSRRYKHFDWLYARLAERFPVISVPHLPEKQATGRFEEDFISKRRKGLIWWMNHMTSHPVLSKCDVFQHFLTCTDEKAWKQGKRKAEKDELVGANFFLTISTPPAPLDFQEVESKIDGFKTFTKRMDDSTMQLNATINEFARKQMGGFKKEYQKVGMSFKALSQAFEMDQQMYSLGLNHAISFTGDAYEAIGEYFYEQPSKDLDPVMDLLALYQGHLANFPDVIHVQKGALTKVKESQKHVEEGKMDRAQANGINDRCNIISCATLAEIQHFHHIRVRDFKAQMQHYLQQQITFYKKITGKLEEALQKYDNLEIAPTV, encoded by the exons ATGGCGCTCCGGGCCAAGGTGATCTACGACTTCCACTCTGAAAACCAAGGGGAGCTGTCGGTGCAAGAGGGCGAAATCCTAACTTTGGTAAGCGAGCAGGACATAGAGGGCTGGCTGGAGGGCTCCAACAGCAGAGGGGTCAGAGGACTGGTCCCCGCCACGTACGTGGAGATCCTGGGGAGCGACGCTGCGCTGAACAGCTACAACACCTCCGCGGAGCCCCGCTACTCTAACGTCACGGCCGGAGGCTTTGACAAACTCGAGAACATCTCTAAACCTCCTCCCGTGGGGTTAACCTCAAACACAGCAcatcacaacaacaacaaacagcaCAGCCAAGGCAGCGATGATGACTGGGATGATGACTGGGATGACAGCTCCACTGTGGCAGATGAGCCggggactgtgggaggaaggtaCCGGGACTCTGAGGGCAATGGCACCTCCACATACACAGTGACAACACACACGGGGCAAAGAGGGATTGCAATGCAGGCAAAGAGCTCAGCAACAGTGGGCAAGAACCTAAACAGGTTTTCCACCTTCGTGAAGTCAGGAGGAGAGGCGTTTGTGCTTGGGGAGGCATCAGGTTTTGTAAAAGATGGGGATAAGATCTGTGTGGTGATGGGTCCGTACGGTCCAGAGTGGCAGGAGAACCCTTACCCCTTCTCCTGCACTATTGATGACCCCACTAAGCAGACCAAGTTCAAAGGGATGAAGAGCTACATCTCCTACAAGCTGACCCCTACGCACACCCCGAACCCAGTGAGCAGAAGGTACAAGCACTTCGACTGGCTTTACGCTCGCCTGGCGGAGAGGTTTCCGGTCATCTCGGTTCCACACCTCCCAGAGAAGCAGGCCACAGGACGCTTCGAGGAGGACTTTATCTCCAAGAGGAGGAAGGGTCTCATATGGTGGATGAACCACATGACTAGCCACCCTGTCCTGTCCAAGTGTGATGTCTTCCAGCACTTTCTAACCTGCACAGATGAGAAAGCCTGGAAGCAGGGGAAGAGGAAGGCTGAGAAGGACGAGCTGGTGGGGGCCAACTTCTTCCTCACCATCAGCACTCCTCCGGCTCCCCTTGACTTCCAGGAGGTGGAGAGCAAAATTGATGGGTTCAAGACGTTTACTAAGAGGATGGATGACAGCACCATGCAGCTCAACGCCACCATCAACGAGTTTGCTCGCAAGCAGATGGGTGGATTTAAGAAGGAGTACCAGAAGGTGGGGATGTCATTTAAGGCCCTGAGCCAAGCCTTTGAGATGGACCAGCAGATGTATTCATTAGGTCTCAACCACGCCATTTCCTTCACTGGAGATGCCTATGAAGCGATTGGAGAATATTTTTATGAGCAGCCCAGCAAAGATCTGGACCCAGTTATGGATTTGTTAGCTCTTTACCAAGGTCACCTGGCAAACTTCCCAGATGTCATCCATGTCCAAAAAG GAGCCCTGACGAAGGTGAAGGAGAGCCAGAAGCACGTGGAGGAGGGCAAGATGGACAGGGCGCAGGCAAACGGCATCAACGACCGCTGCAACATCATCTCCTGCGCCACGCTGGCTGAGATCCAGCACTTCCACCACATCCGTGTAAGAGACTTCAAGGCCCAGATGCAGCACTATCTCCAGCAGCAGAtcactttctacaagaaaatcACGGGCAAGCTGGAAGAGGCACTGCAGAAGTACGACAACTTGGAGATCGCTCCAACAGTTTAA